One segment of Bacilli bacterium PM5-9 DNA contains the following:
- a CDS encoding signal transduction histidine kinase (product_source=COG5002; cath_funfam=1.10.287.130,3.30.450.40,3.30.565.10; cog=COG5002; pfam=PF00512,PF00672,PF02518; smart=SM00304,SM00387,SM00388; superfamily=158472,55781,55874; transmembrane_helix_parts=Outside_1_9,TMhelix_10_32,Inside_33_188,TMhelix_189_208,Outside_209_490) gives MRNKVTLRLITYFGISLLIFALLVGSFFIYSYSNYSTNLHYQELEQRATTISKTMASYLSEKNTTQQPRYNGKNNHSQKKVTGYGKYLELLEDIAMADVWVLDKNGNILTKGEHKTPITDKKLPLEADEIVKKVLSGEASSSKSFSGFLGESNITIAQPILEDNKVLGAVLLHSPVHGLTEARNKQTEVIVIVMIIAMAITIPLTILLSYKFVKPLKRMEKVSCQMADGNYDIKTQINSNDEIGQLARSIDILSEKLENASLEQQKMDKMRQTFFSNISHELRTPVTVMRGSLEALVDDVVSDKTKIKEYHIQMLEESIHLQRLVNDLLELSRLQNDDFSIKKEKVNFSDIINEVTRSMFNISNKKNIEIDVQNLPFEISLIGDYGRLRQMLMIIVDNAIKFSFENEVVSIIVTQTKKYFYVSIVDYGIGISDEDLPYIFDRFYKNNEENNEKGIGLGLSIAKAIANKHDIELLAKCENNETSFILQIKK, from the coding sequence TTGGAATATCTCTTTTAATATTCGCATTATTAGTTGGAAGTTTTTTTATTTATAGTTATAGTAATTATTCAACAAACCTTCATTATCAAGAGCTTGAACAAAGAGCTACTACAATTTCAAAAACAATGGCTAGTTATTTAAGTGAAAAAAATACAACGCAACAACCTAGATATAATGGCAAAAATAATCATTCTCAAAAAAAGGTAACTGGCTATGGAAAATACCTTGAACTTCTTGAAGATATTGCCATGGCAGATGTATGGGTTTTAGATAAAAATGGTAATATTTTAACTAAAGGAGAACATAAAACACCAATAACAGATAAAAAACTCCCTTTAGAAGCAGATGAAATTGTTAAAAAAGTTTTAAGCGGAGAAGCTTCTTCAAGTAAATCATTTAGTGGATTTCTTGGTGAATCAAATATAACAATAGCACAACCAATTTTAGAAGATAATAAAGTATTAGGAGCAGTATTACTACATTCTCCTGTTCATGGGTTAACAGAAGCAAGAAATAAACAAACAGAAGTAATTGTTATCGTTATGATTATTGCAATGGCAATAACTATTCCATTAACAATCTTATTATCATACAAATTTGTTAAACCATTAAAAAGAATGGAGAAAGTTTCTTGTCAAATGGCTGATGGTAATTATGATATAAAGACACAAATAAATAGTAATGATGAGATTGGGCAATTAGCAAGAAGTATCGATATTCTTTCTGAAAAATTAGAAAACGCTAGCCTTGAACAACAAAAAATGGATAAAATGAGACAGACTTTCTTTTCAAATATTTCTCATGAGTTAAGAACTCCTGTTACAGTAATGAGAGGCTCATTAGAAGCACTTGTTGATGATGTTGTAAGTGATAAAACTAAAATCAAAGAATATCATATTCAAATGTTAGAAGAAAGTATTCATTTACAAAGATTAGTTAATGACCTTTTAGAACTTTCTAGACTTCAAAATGATGACTTTTCAATAAAGAAAGAAAAAGTTAACTTTAGTGATATCATTAATGAAGTTACTAGAAGTATGTTTAATATTTCAAACAAAAAAAATATAGAAATTGATGTTCAAAATTTACCATTTGAAATTTCGTTAATTGGAGATTATGGTAGACTTAGACAAATGTTAATGATAATTGTTGATAATGCAATAAAGTTTTCATTTGAAAATGAAGTAGTATCAATAATTGTTACTCAAACAAAAAAATATTTTTATGTATCAATAGTTGATTATGGTATTGGAATTTCAGATGAAGACTTACCTTATATTTTCGATAGGTTCTATAAAAACAATGAAGAGAACAACGAAAAAGGAATAGGATTAGGATTATCCATTGCCAAGGCAATCGCAAACAAACATGATATTGAACTTTTAGCTAAATGCGAAAATAATGAAACAAGCTTCATTTTACAAATTAAAAAATAG
- a CDS encoding dipeptidase D (product_source=KO:K01270; cath_funfam=3.30.1370.10,3.40.630.10; cog=COG2195; ko=KO:K01270; pfam=PF01546,PF07687; smart=SM00322; superfamily=53187; tigrfam=TIGR01893), protein MDRFNKLESKKVFDFFYEISQIPRESKKEEKISNYLKKFAQERNLWVKQDEVKNIVIKKEGTGKLKDAQPVVLQAHMDMVCEKGKDSKHNFDTDPIEWVIKDDFIYANDTTLGADDGIGVAYALALLDDDNIVHPPLEVVLTMDEETGMTGANNLDVKDLDGKIFINIDTEEEGRFYLSCAGGNDTQINIPVAFREYEGLLVDIEVSGLVGGHSGLEIIQERANASKVMGRFLNMLAMDNIKFNLVEINGGSKINAITRDCNAKIIIDEKDFSKIEAFIKQLNEDLKIEYTPQDPDAHISATKKENNKYQAMNLEDSLRVVYALVLIPYGPFTRSQYIEDLVQTSANIGVVETQENNVLLASALRSSVVSQKQALIEQYEVLAKLIGANVESGSFYPAWPFNDKSKIKDLFVREYKKLFNKEPEIVAIHAGLECGLFKEKMSSDVDFISVGPDIFGAHTAEERLSISSTERTWKLLKEVLASIDEY, encoded by the coding sequence GTGGATAGATTTAACAAATTAGAAAGTAAAAAAGTATTTGATTTCTTTTATGAAATAAGTCAAATTCCTCGAGAATCAAAAAAAGAAGAGAAAATAAGTAATTATTTAAAAAAGTTTGCCCAAGAAAGAAATTTATGGGTTAAGCAAGATGAAGTAAAAAATATTGTAATTAAAAAAGAAGGTACAGGTAAATTAAAGGATGCTCAACCTGTTGTTTTACAAGCTCACATGGATATGGTTTGTGAAAAAGGAAAAGATAGTAAACATAACTTTGATACTGATCCAATTGAATGGGTTATTAAAGATGATTTTATTTATGCTAATGATACAACATTAGGTGCAGATGATGGTATTGGTGTTGCTTATGCTTTAGCATTACTTGATGATGATAACATAGTTCATCCACCTTTAGAAGTTGTTTTGACAATGGATGAAGAAACTGGTATGACAGGTGCAAATAATTTAGATGTCAAAGATTTAGATGGGAAAATTTTCATTAATATTGATACTGAAGAAGAAGGTAGGTTTTATCTATCATGTGCAGGTGGAAATGATACACAAATAAATATTCCAGTGGCATTTAGAGAATATGAAGGTTTATTAGTAGATATTGAAGTAAGTGGACTTGTTGGAGGTCACTCTGGACTTGAGATTATTCAAGAAAGAGCAAATGCTTCAAAAGTAATGGGGCGTTTTTTAAATATGCTTGCAATGGATAATATTAAATTTAATTTAGTTGAAATTAATGGTGGAAGTAAAATCAATGCGATTACACGTGATTGTAATGCGAAAATTATTATTGATGAAAAAGATTTCTCAAAAATTGAAGCATTTATTAAACAATTAAATGAAGATTTAAAAATAGAATATACTCCACAAGATCCAGACGCTCATATTAGTGCTACTAAAAAAGAAAATAATAAATATCAAGCTATGAATCTTGAAGATAGTTTAAGAGTAGTTTATGCTTTAGTTTTAATTCCTTATGGACCATTTACTCGTAGTCAATATATTGAGGATTTAGTTCAAACATCAGCGAATATTGGTGTAGTTGAAACTCAAGAAAATAATGTTTTACTAGCATCTGCTTTAAGAAGTTCAGTTGTTAGTCAAAAACAAGCTTTAATTGAACAATATGAAGTGCTTGCTAAATTAATTGGTGCAAATGTTGAAAGTGGAAGTTTTTATCCAGCATGGCCATTTAATGATAAATCAAAAATTAAAGATTTATTTGTTAGAGAATACAAAAAATTATTTAATAAAGAACCAGAAATAGTTGCAATACACGCTGGATTAGAATGTGGTTTATTTAAAGAAAAAATGTCTAGTGATGTTGATTTTATTAGTGTAGGGCCAGATATTTTTGGAGCTCATACTGCCGAAGAAAGATTATCAATTTCATCAACTGAACGTACATGGAAATTACTTAAAGAAGTGTTAGCTTCAATTGATGAGTATTAA
- a CDS encoding uncharacterized protein (UPF0371 family) (product_source=COG4868; cath_funfam=3.10.630.10; cog=COG4868; pfam=PF08903): MEKLAFDNDLYLELQSKHILERISKFDNKLYLEFGGKLFDDHHASRVLPGFQPDSKLKMLLTLKEKVEIIIVVNANDIEKNKVRSDLGITYDDDTLRLIDAFRDVDLYVGSVVITHYNNQASADSFCTHLESLGIKVYYHYPIVGYPSNISHIVSDEGFGKNEYIETTNPLVVITAPGPGSGKMATCLSQLYHEHKRNIKAGYAKYETFPIWNLPLKHPVNLAYEAATADLNDINMIDPFHLEAYGETAINYNRDVEIFPVLKAMFEKILGESPYMSPTDMGVNMVGYAIKDDDYAIESSQKEIIRRYYLALEDLKKSIVDETTVEKIEIIMSQANVTTEDRKCVKVALNKSELTEAPALAIELGCGTIVTGKTSPLLGAAAAAILNALKVLGNINEDIPLISPSIIEPIQQLKTDNLGNNNPRLHTDEVLIALAISATTNPISHLAMQQLSKLSSCEAHSTVILSEVDKNVFRKLKINLTCEPEYQTKKLYHKK, translated from the coding sequence ATGGAAAAACTAGCTTTTGATAATGATTTATATTTAGAGTTACAATCAAAACATATTTTAGAAAGAATATCTAAATTTGATAATAAGTTATATTTGGAGTTTGGTGGTAAATTATTTGATGACCATCATGCATCAAGAGTTTTACCTGGGTTTCAACCAGATAGTAAACTAAAAATGCTTTTAACATTAAAAGAAAAAGTCGAAATAATAATTGTAGTTAATGCAAATGATATTGAAAAAAATAAAGTAAGATCTGATTTAGGTATAACTTATGATGATGATACTTTGCGTTTAATTGATGCATTTAGAGATGTTGACTTATATGTTGGTAGTGTTGTAATTACACACTATAATAATCAAGCATCAGCCGATAGTTTTTGTACTCACTTAGAAAGTTTGGGAATTAAAGTATATTATCATTATCCAATCGTTGGATATCCTAGTAATATTTCGCATATTGTTAGTGATGAAGGATTTGGTAAAAATGAATATATTGAAACAACAAATCCATTAGTAGTTATAACAGCACCTGGTCCAGGTTCTGGTAAAATGGCAACTTGTTTATCTCAACTATATCATGAACATAAACGTAATATTAAAGCAGGGTATGCAAAGTATGAAACATTTCCAATTTGGAATTTACCATTAAAACACCCAGTCAACTTAGCTTATGAAGCTGCAACTGCAGATTTAAATGATATTAATATGATTGATCCTTTTCATTTGGAGGCTTATGGAGAAACAGCAATAAATTATAATCGTGATGTTGAGATATTTCCAGTATTAAAAGCAATGTTTGAAAAAATATTAGGTGAATCACCATATATGTCACCAACTGATATGGGAGTTAATATGGTTGGATATGCGATAAAAGATGATGATTATGCGATTGAATCGAGTCAAAAAGAAATAATTAGGAGATATTATTTAGCACTAGAAGATTTAAAGAAAAGCATAGTTGATGAAACAACAGTTGAAAAAATTGAAATTATAATGTCCCAAGCAAATGTTACTACTGAAGATCGAAAATGTGTTAAAGTTGCTTTAAATAAGTCTGAATTAACTGAGGCTCCTGCATTAGCAATCGAATTAGGGTGTGGAACAATTGTTACTGGAAAAACTAGTCCACTACTTGGTGCAGCAGCAGCAGCAATTCTTAATGCTTTAAAAGTATTAGGAAACATCAATGAGGATATTCCATTAATTTCACCTTCAATTATCGAACCTATTCAACAATTAAAAACTGATAATTTAGGAAATAATAATCCTCGTTTACATACTGATGAGGTGTTGATTGCGCTTGCGATTTCAGCAACCACAAATCCTATATCTCATTTAGCTATGCAACAATTATCAAAGTTGAGTAGCTGTGAAGCTCATAGTACAGTTATTTTATCTGAAGTAGACAAAAATGTTTTTAGAAAGTTGAAAATTAATTTAACTTGTGAGCCAGAATATCAAACTAAAAAATTATATCATAAAAAATAA
- a CDS encoding putative repeat protein (TIGR02543 family) (product_source=TIGR02543; cath_funfam=3.30.70.150; pfam=PF09479; superfamily=51316; tigrfam=TIGR02543; transmembrane_helix_parts=Inside_1_4,TMhelix_5_27,Outside_28_1191), whose protein sequence is MKVGIVIKKIFGFLIILITALLLAVNQNIMAEMPKQDASAQGKVYDGIDFNSLIGNRVYFGSYKHLTESKSSEFYGALTKSREEYPTPLQWQVMGEDGDQNGNNKDNLLTLFSDYVIDTKRFSGFGKASFAGDCDLLSGEADYKASYVGNWLNKLGVYSYELKSSPVIGNPARYCYQKFDDEPGFANNFQIESGSTNLGSGDIYNAELNALGRKNVDTYFIAQGKGWDTGVVIRNTGDITKYNGSSSTEGEWNSYYGAGVYGFNGWPVTMSDAYAYLPMGVSSISGKIEHNKLFWNADGLPPKMNYSGDSVEYSTGSAGNEYNRGMSKYDEEIFYWTRSPEGWYNNSSSVYNYVVMEYSTPGRIDVRPYTLSRDSAGVRPITKLNPNNVMMTHEIVNSKPTLSNQIKEDKSTTTTNWNYSQSDDYKSYKLTLVSDKVSLNSLTDSDDKEIDLSAGLKVEQGKTITVKSDDYVGDYLAYKIVQVADNGDRTIVAYGTSKGSTPDDLVINPIKSTIDNSSLAEGNYVIYIWAQGEDDQGIDSSSVHSFEGSSPKTLVLTVTPEVLEYYVTYDGNGETSGTAPVDSNNPYYKESMVTVLEKGDLEKTGYTFVGWNTKEDGTGTTYVPNTTDNKFKIIADTTLYAKWKANDYNITYELYGGANDSSNPNKYTYGVGVTSFANPSKTGHTFKGWFAESSYTNTFTSISTTDIGDKVLHAKWEANNYNVTYDLDGGTNDPSNPNKYTYGVGVPSFADPSKTGHTFKGWFAESSHTNEFTSISTTDTGDKKLYAKWEVNKYNITYNLYGGTNSSSNPNEYTYGVGVASFANPSKTGHTFKGWFAESSYTNTFTSISTTDIGDKVLHAKWEANNYNVTYDLDGGTNDPSNPNKYTYGVGVPSFADPSKTGHTFKGWFAESSHTNEFTSISTTDTGDKKLYAKWEVNKYNITYNLDGGTNNTNNPNEYTYGVGVASFDDASREGYTFDGWYTDDTYTSAFTSISTTDTGDKTLYAKWIANDNVYKVEHYTETLLVNKYQLHQSQMHNAKTGSKATYTIKDIVGYAFNESKKTYEDSKSPASKKELVVAGDGSLIVKLYYDREVYKVKYDGNGHTKGKVPSSHTIRYGESIIVKEATMKKEKHDFVEWKINPIFNPGDTLTLDDYMIKFADENNVITLVAQWKKAKNLPDGGRSIFPFFNF, encoded by the coding sequence ATGAAAGTGGGAATTGTTATCAAAAAGATATTTGGTTTTTTAATAATACTAATTACAGCATTATTGCTTGCTGTTAATCAAAATATTATGGCAGAAATGCCAAAACAAGACGCTAGTGCACAAGGCAAAGTATATGATGGAATTGACTTTAATTCCTTAATAGGAAATAGAGTTTATTTTGGCTCATATAAACATCTTACTGAGTCTAAAAGTAGTGAATTTTATGGTGCTCTAACTAAGAGTAGAGAAGAATATCCAACTCCACTTCAATGGCAAGTTATGGGAGAAGATGGTGATCAAAACGGAAATAATAAAGATAATCTACTAACGCTATTTAGCGACTATGTAATTGATACTAAAAGATTTTCTGGTTTTGGAAAGGCAAGCTTTGCTGGTGATTGTGATTTATTATCTGGTGAAGCAGATTACAAAGCTTCTTATGTTGGAAACTGGTTAAATAAGTTAGGTGTTTATTCATATGAATTAAAATCCAGTCCTGTTATTGGCAACCCCGCAAGATATTGCTATCAAAAATTTGATGATGAGCCAGGATTTGCAAATAACTTTCAAATTGAAAGTGGTTCAACCAATTTAGGTAGTGGTGATATTTATAATGCTGAATTGAATGCCCTTGGAAGAAAAAATGTTGATACATATTTTATTGCACAAGGTAAAGGTTGGGATACAGGTGTTGTTATCAGAAATACTGGTGATATAACAAAATACAATGGATCATCATCTACAGAGGGAGAATGGAACAGTTATTATGGTGCAGGTGTTTATGGATTTAATGGCTGGCCTGTCACTATGAGTGATGCCTATGCCTACCTGCCAATGGGCGTTTCATCAATATCTGGAAAAATTGAACACAATAAATTATTTTGGAATGCTGATGGATTACCACCAAAAATGAATTATAGTGGTGATAGTGTTGAATATAGTACTGGTAGTGCAGGTAATGAATATAATAGAGGAATGTCAAAATATGATGAAGAAATTTTTTATTGGACGCGATCTCCTGAGGGTTGGTACAATAATTCTAGTTCAGTATATAATTATGTTGTTATGGAATATTCTACTCCTGGTAGAATTGATGTTAGACCATATACTCTATCAAGAGATTCTGCTGGAGTTAGGCCTATAACAAAACTAAATCCAAATAATGTAATGATGACACATGAAATCGTTAATTCAAAACCAACATTGTCAAATCAAATAAAAGAAGATAAATCAACAACTACAACAAATTGGAATTATTCACAAAGTGATGATTACAAGAGTTATAAATTAACATTAGTTAGTGATAAAGTTTCATTAAACTCACTTACAGATTCTGATGATAAAGAAATTGACTTGAGTGCTGGATTAAAAGTTGAACAAGGAAAAACAATTACAGTTAAGAGTGATGATTATGTTGGAGATTATCTTGCATATAAAATTGTTCAAGTAGCTGATAATGGCGATAGAACAATTGTTGCTTACGGAACATCAAAAGGCAGTACTCCTGATGATTTAGTTATCAATCCAATTAAATCAACAATTGATAATTCGAGTTTAGCTGAAGGTAATTATGTAATTTATATTTGGGCACAAGGCGAAGACGATCAAGGAATTGATAGTTCTAGTGTTCATAGTTTTGAAGGTAGCAGCCCTAAAACACTAGTTCTTACTGTAACTCCAGAAGTACTAGAATACTATGTTACTTACGATGGTAATGGTGAAACAAGTGGTACTGCTCCTGTTGATAGTAATAATCCTTACTATAAAGAAAGCATGGTTACAGTTTTAGAAAAAGGTGATTTAGAAAAAACTGGATATACTTTTGTTGGTTGGAACACTAAAGAAGATGGAACTGGAACAACATATGTTCCAAATACTACTGATAATAAATTTAAGATAATAGCTGATACTACATTGTATGCTAAATGGAAAGCTAATGATTATAATATAACTTATGAATTGTATGGTGGCGCAAACGATTCTTCTAACCCTAATAAATATACTTATGGTGTCGGAGTTACCTCATTTGCTAATCCATCTAAAACCGGACACACTTTTAAAGGTTGGTTTGCTGAAAGTTCTTATACAAATACATTTACTTCTATCTCAACTACTGATATAGGTGATAAAGTGCTTCACGCTAAATGGGAAGCTAATAATTATAATGTAACTTACGACTTAGATGGTGGTACAAATGATCCTTCTAACCCTAATAAATATACTTATGGTGTTGGAGTTCCTTCGTTTGCTGATCCATCTAAAACTGGACATACTTTTAAAGGTTGGTTTGCTGAAAGTTCTCATACAAACGAATTTACTTCTATTTCTACTACCGATACTGGTGATAAAAAGTTATATGCTAAATGGGAAGTAAATAAATACAATATTACTTACAATCTATATGGTGGTACAAACAGCAGTAGCAACCCTAATGAATATACTTATGGTGTTGGAGTTGCCTCATTTGCTAATCCATCTAAAACTGGACATACTTTTAAAGGTTGGTTTGCTGAAAGTTCTTATACAAATACATTTACTTCTATTTCTACTACTGATATAGGGGATAAAGTGCTTCACGCTAAGTGGGAAGCTAATAATTATAATGTAACTTATGACTTAGATGGTGGTACAAATGATCCTTCTAACCCTAATAAATATACTTATGGTGTTGGAGTTCCTTCGTTTGCTGATCCTTCTAAAACTGGACATACTTTTAAAGGTTGGTTTGCTGAAAGTTCTCATACAAACGAATTTACTTCTATTTCTACGACTGATACTGGTGATAAGAAGTTATATGCTAAATGGGAAGTAAATAAATACAATATTACTTACAACCTAGATGGTGGTACAAACAATACTAACAACCCTAATGAATATACTTATGGTGTTGGAGTTGCTTCATTTGATGATGCAAGTAGAGAAGGATATACTTTTGATGGTTGGTATACTGATGATACATATACAAGTGCATTTACTTCTATTTCTACGACTGATACTGGTGATAAAACACTTTATGCTAAATGGATTGCTAATGATAATGTTTATAAAGTAGAACATTATACTGAAACTCTTTTAGTAAACAAATATCAATTACATCAATCTCAAATGCATAATGCTAAAACTGGTAGTAAAGCTACATATACAATAAAAGATATTGTTGGCTATGCATTTAATGAAAGCAAGAAGACTTATGAAGATTCTAAATCTCCTGCATCTAAAAAAGAATTAGTTGTTGCCGGTGATGGAAGCTTGATAGTTAAATTATATTATGATAGAGAAGTATATAAAGTA